In Micromonospora purpureochromogenes, a single window of DNA contains:
- a CDS encoding NAD(P)-dependent oxidoreductase — MNVTVFGATGAIGQLIVADLLTAGHTVTAYVRNVGKVPSTWPQGLRLIVGEITDAAAIDQAVAGADAVISALGPSMDRKATGLPLVEGTRLIIEAMRRHGVGRFIGNGTPSIVDKRDRPTLQQKLIGFMGRNLVSRAYQEMLGMSDLIMSSGIDWTIVRFSAPKNGPARGVNRYGFFGTNKIGMAVTRADIAAFTAAQLTDDRFHNAAPAISN; from the coding sequence GTGAACGTCACCGTCTTCGGCGCCACCGGCGCCATCGGGCAGCTCATCGTCGCCGACCTGCTCACAGCCGGGCACACCGTCACCGCCTACGTGCGCAACGTCGGCAAGGTCCCGTCGACCTGGCCCCAGGGCTTGCGCCTGATCGTCGGTGAGATCACCGACGCCGCCGCGATCGACCAGGCCGTGGCCGGCGCGGACGCGGTCATCTCCGCGCTCGGCCCCAGCATGGACCGCAAGGCCACCGGCCTGCCGCTGGTCGAGGGCACCCGGCTGATCATCGAGGCGATGAGGCGCCACGGCGTCGGACGGTTCATCGGCAACGGCACGCCCAGCATCGTCGACAAACGCGACAGGCCGACCCTGCAGCAGAAGCTCATCGGGTTCATGGGTCGCAACCTGGTGAGCCGCGCCTACCAGGAGATGCTGGGCATGTCCGACCTCATCATGAGCAGCGGCATCGACTGGACCATCGTGCGGTTCAGCGCACCCAAGAACGGCCCCGCACGCGGCGTGAACCGCTACGGCTTCTTCGGCACCAACAAGATCGGCATGGCAGTGACCCGCGCCGACATCGCCGCCTTCACCGCTGCGCAGCTCACCGACGACCGGTTCCACAACGCCGCGCCGGCCATCAGCAACTGA
- a CDS encoding NAD(P)H-binding protein — protein sequence MSVLVIGATGALGRLLLPELQKRGLGAADITAAGRNQQVLDALAADGYRTVRVDLDDADQIRGAVARHDQVVLISGKDPHRLQQHRAVVDAARAAEVEHFFYTSGVRADDPSFALGADHKATEDAIKESGLRYTILRNGWYIENYIQAMQGAAKTGVFTAAVGDGRVAPAGRRDFAEALAAVVTTDGHEDKNYSLTGDTDYTYADLADAMAKVLGKPVQYQPVSAEQYQAILTGAGLDEGTAGFLAALDVNMGAGIMAYAGDDLTRHIGHRTMSLVEGLSQ from the coding sequence ATGTCTGTCCTCGTCATCGGCGCCACCGGCGCCCTCGGCCGCCTGCTGCTGCCCGAACTGCAAAAACGTGGCCTGGGCGCGGCCGACATCACCGCCGCCGGCCGCAACCAGCAGGTCCTCGACGCCCTCGCCGCCGACGGCTACCGCACCGTCCGCGTGGACCTCGACGACGCCGACCAGATCCGCGGCGCCGTCGCCAGACACGACCAGGTGGTGCTCATCTCGGGCAAGGACCCCCACCGGCTGCAGCAACACCGCGCCGTCGTCGACGCCGCCAGGGCCGCCGAAGTGGAGCATTTCTTTTACACCAGCGGCGTCCGCGCCGACGACCCGAGCTTCGCGCTCGGTGCCGACCACAAGGCCACCGAGGACGCCATCAAGGAGTCCGGCCTGCGCTACACCATCCTGCGCAACGGCTGGTACATCGAAAACTACATCCAGGCTATGCAGGGTGCCGCGAAGACGGGCGTCTTCACCGCCGCCGTCGGCGACGGCCGCGTGGCTCCGGCCGGCCGACGCGACTTCGCCGAAGCCCTCGCCGCCGTGGTCACCACCGACGGCCACGAGGACAAGAACTACAGCCTCACCGGCGACACCGACTACACGTACGCCGATCTCGCCGACGCCATGGCGAAGGTCCTAGGCAAGCCAGTGCAGTACCAGCCGGTCAGCGCCGAGCAGTACCAGGCCATCCTGACCGGCGCCGGCCTGGACGAAGGAACCGCCGGGTTCCTGGCCGCCCTCGACGTAAACATGGGCGCCGGGATCATGGCGTACGCCGGTGACGACCTCACCCGCCACATCGGACACCGCACCATGTCCCTGGTCGAAGGGCTGAGCCAGTGA
- a CDS encoding DoxX family protein, with protein sequence MNVFLWIVQIVLAAAFVLAGVMKATQPKEKLTPNLPWVEDFSVGTVRLIGVAELLGGLGLILPAATGIAPVLTPIAATCLAVVMVLAAITHIRRKEPSGVAVNAVLFLLSAFVAWGRFGTWSF encoded by the coding sequence ATGAACGTGTTCCTGTGGATCGTGCAAATCGTTCTGGCCGCCGCGTTCGTCCTGGCCGGCGTGATGAAGGCGACGCAGCCGAAGGAGAAGCTCACGCCCAACCTGCCGTGGGTGGAGGACTTCTCCGTCGGCACGGTGCGGCTGATCGGTGTCGCCGAGCTGCTTGGTGGCCTCGGCCTGATCCTGCCCGCCGCCACCGGCATCGCCCCGGTGCTCACCCCGATCGCCGCGACCTGCCTGGCGGTGGTGATGGTGCTGGCGGCCATCACCCACATCCGTCGCAAGGAGCCGTCCGGCGTCGCGGTCAACGCCGTCCTGTTCCTGCTCTCCGCGTTCGTCGCCTGGGGCCGGTTCGGCACCTGGAGCTTCTGA
- a CDS encoding NADP-dependent oxidoreductase, which yields MKAVVTTAQGAKPEVAEVPTPQPAAGEVLVKVQASSINGFDLSVANGYVVGMMEHRFPVVLGKDFAGTVEALGEGVTRFAVGDKVFGVVTKAYLGDGGFGEYVTVPEAVGIAKLPEGVDVTAAGAVGLAGTAAVDALDAAGPQAGETVLISGATGGVGAIAIQYAAAAGAKVIATAKPGEEADFVRGLGAHEVVDHTGDLPAQVHAAAPEGVDVIVHLAGDGSVLAELLTEKGRIASTVGYGADQHPAATFIMANPTPATLERLAADLAAGRLSVPVERTFTLTEVPAAFGEFAGGTRGKIAITVA from the coding sequence ATGAAGGCTGTTGTGACTACCGCGCAGGGTGCGAAGCCCGAGGTCGCCGAGGTGCCGACCCCGCAGCCGGCCGCCGGTGAGGTGCTGGTGAAGGTGCAGGCGTCGTCGATCAACGGCTTCGACCTGTCGGTCGCCAACGGCTACGTCGTCGGGATGATGGAGCACCGTTTCCCGGTCGTGCTGGGCAAGGACTTCGCCGGGACCGTGGAGGCGCTCGGCGAGGGTGTCACCCGCTTCGCCGTCGGCGACAAGGTCTTCGGCGTGGTCACCAAGGCGTACCTGGGTGACGGCGGTTTCGGTGAGTATGTGACCGTTCCCGAGGCGGTCGGCATCGCCAAGCTGCCCGAGGGTGTCGACGTGACCGCCGCCGGCGCCGTCGGCCTGGCCGGCACCGCCGCGGTCGACGCGCTGGACGCGGCCGGCCCACAGGCGGGCGAGACGGTACTGATCAGCGGCGCGACCGGCGGCGTCGGCGCGATCGCCATCCAGTACGCCGCCGCGGCCGGTGCCAAGGTCATCGCCACCGCGAAGCCCGGCGAGGAGGCCGACTTCGTCCGCGGTCTGGGCGCCCACGAGGTGGTCGACCACACCGGTGACCTGCCCGCGCAGGTCCACGCGGCCGCCCCGGAGGGTGTCGATGTGATCGTGCACCTGGCCGGCGACGGGTCCGTCCTGGCCGAGCTGCTGACCGAGAAGGGTCGAATCGCCAGCACCGTCGGTTACGGCGCCGACCAGCACCCGGCGGCCACGTTCATCATGGCCAACCCGACCCCGGCCACCCTGGAGCGGCTCGCCGCTGACCTCGCGGCCGGCCGCCTGAGCGTGCCGGTCGAGCGCACCTTCACCCTGACCGAGGTGCCCGCGGCGTTCGGCGAGTTCGCCGGCGGCACCCGCGGCAAGATCGCCATCACGGTCGCCTGA
- a CDS encoding TetR/AcrR family transcriptional regulator, with translation MTSPPAPRTQGGAGLRVDAERNRQRIVTAAREVFAELGLEVPMEDIAKRAGVGVGTLYRRYPTRADLIAAAFETKMTAYADTARQALADPDPWQGFCGYVEQICAMQAGDRGFTTVLTMTFPTAKQFEADRARAFADFTTLIDRAKAAGKLRADFVTEDMPMFLMANAGVLTATVDAAPDTWRRLVGYLIQACAAQAAQPLPDPPAPRQMYKAMLRATRHQRERPRTKEHPA, from the coding sequence ATGACCTCGCCACCCGCACCCCGGACCCAAGGCGGCGCTGGGCTGCGCGTCGACGCCGAGCGGAATCGGCAGCGCATCGTCACCGCCGCCCGTGAGGTCTTCGCCGAGCTGGGCCTCGAGGTGCCGATGGAGGACATCGCCAAGCGGGCCGGAGTCGGCGTCGGCACCCTCTACCGCCGCTACCCGACCCGGGCGGACCTGATCGCCGCGGCCTTCGAGACCAAGATGACCGCGTACGCCGACACCGCCCGCCAGGCATTGGCCGATCCGGACCCGTGGCAGGGGTTCTGCGGCTACGTCGAGCAGATCTGCGCCATGCAGGCCGGCGACCGCGGCTTCACCACCGTGCTGACGATGACCTTCCCCACCGCGAAGCAGTTCGAGGCCGACCGCGCCCGCGCCTTCGCCGACTTCACCACCCTGATCGACAGAGCCAAGGCTGCGGGCAAACTGCGTGCCGACTTCGTCACCGAGGACATGCCGATGTTCCTCATGGCCAACGCCGGCGTGCTCACCGCGACCGTGGACGCCGCCCCCGACACCTGGCGCCGGCTCGTCGGCTACCTCATCCAGGCCTGCGCCGCCCAGGCCGCGCAGCCGCTACCCGATCCGCCCGCACCCCGGCAGATGTACAAGGCCATGCTGCGCGCCACCCGCCACCAACGCGAGCGGCCGCGAACCAAGGAGCACCCCGCATGA
- a CDS encoding LLM class flavin-dependent oxidoreductase, producing MTLELGVYSFGNTPPIAGGNTAQAIRNVLEAVHVAEQAGLDFFGFGEHHTPSMPLSSPTSLVNAAAASTQRIGLGTTVTVLSTDDPLRVFQQLATAAAIAPGRIEVVAGRGSSDITFPLFDLDVRNYDMLYRSKLDLLIAANEHHRVTWKGPHRQRPLNDALIVPRPEQPLKIWLGTGGSPESVLRAVELGLPMFLGILGGTAEHWAQYGTAYRQAWAEVGHPAETADIAVAVHGFVATDDRQAKATYLEHELRMFTTGAAELGRAAMTPTGRGNNYEPGGMVFAGGPDEIADRILHLHQLLGHSRHILQMDVGGMPHDTFLKSIELLGTEVLPQVRKELR from the coding sequence ATGACACTCGAGCTCGGCGTCTACTCGTTCGGCAACACCCCGCCCATCGCAGGTGGCAACACCGCTCAGGCGATCCGCAACGTGCTCGAAGCCGTGCACGTCGCCGAACAGGCCGGTCTCGACTTCTTCGGCTTCGGCGAGCACCACACCCCCTCGATGCCACTGTCGTCCCCGACCTCGCTGGTCAACGCCGCAGCAGCCTCCACCCAGCGCATCGGGCTCGGCACCACCGTCACGGTGCTGTCCACCGACGACCCGCTACGGGTCTTCCAGCAACTGGCCACCGCCGCAGCGATCGCCCCCGGGCGCATTGAGGTCGTCGCCGGACGCGGATCCTCCGACATCACCTTCCCGCTGTTCGACCTTGATGTCCGCAACTACGACATGCTCTACCGCTCCAAGCTCGACCTGCTGATCGCCGCCAACGAGCACCACCGCGTCACCTGGAAAGGCCCCCACCGGCAGCGGCCCCTCAACGACGCGCTGATCGTGCCCCGCCCGGAACAGCCACTCAAGATCTGGCTCGGTACCGGCGGCAGCCCCGAGTCGGTACTGCGGGCCGTCGAGCTGGGCCTACCGATGTTCCTCGGGATCCTCGGCGGCACCGCAGAGCACTGGGCGCAGTACGGCACCGCCTACCGGCAAGCCTGGGCCGAAGTCGGGCATCCCGCCGAGACCGCGGACATCGCCGTCGCCGTGCACGGATTCGTCGCCACCGACGACCGGCAAGCGAAGGCCACCTACCTCGAGCACGAGCTGCGCATGTTCACCACCGGCGCCGCCGAACTCGGCCGCGCCGCGATGACGCCCACTGGCAGGGGCAACAACTACGAGCCCGGCGGCATGGTCTTCGCCGGCGGACCCGACGAGATCGCCGACCGCATCCTGCACCTGCACCAGTTGCTCGGACACAGCCGCCACATCCTGCAGATGGACGTCGGCGGCATGCCCCACGACACCTTCCTCAAGAGCATCGAGCTACTCGGCACCGAGGTCCTGCCGCAGGTCCGCAAGGAACTCCGATAG